The DNA window CTGTCACTTTCAATGATTGAAAAATACAAACGGTCATTAATATCGAGATTTTCAACAACAGTTCCTATTTCATAATTATAATTTAAGTGTGATGGCAAATTCAATGCCCGTGAAGAAATATTTGCACTTGTTAGGAAACAATTTCTGTAATCGTTAAGGTATGCTTTTAAGTGTAAGCGAGGATTACGGTATAGAACAATTCCTTTTGATTTCAGAAAAGGATAAATTTCTAAATCAGACGAGCCAAGAATTAAATCTTTGGTTTCCCAACGAACAAAAATGGCTTTTACCTTCTCATTATCATCAATTAAATTCTTGAGTGTTTCAAGTTTGATGTAAGGTGAGAAAATATAAAGTGTTTGCGAATTACTAATGTATTCCGCAAGCTTTGTTTGTAGGTCTATTCCGTTTTTGAAAAGCATGTTTTAATCCTCTTGTAAAAATTGTCTTGCAATTCTTCCCCAGTCTTGACGTGATTCTTGAGCGGAAGTTTTAAGTTTTCCATCAGGTTGCTCATCTTCGTATCTTGCCCAAGCCATTAATAAAAGTTTCAAACCCTCTGACGCATTTTTTAGTCTTCCTTCAAGTTCTTCTTGCGTTGAACCTTCAGTTGTTTCATCTAAAACTTCAACTAATTTGTGATATGCAGGATGGCTTGTGTTTAATGAAATAATAATTTTTCCGCCTTTTGATTTTACCGAAAAGAATGCTGATGATTCAAATTCGGCATCAACAAAAGAATACTTCAAATTATTTTTGAATAACCAATCAACAACTTCTGCAACGTTTGTAACTCCTTCGTTCTCCAAAGTTTTAGTTATTTCAGCCTTTTTTTCTTCTTCTGATTTTTTTTCTTGCTCATCACTTGTTCCTGTGTGTCCTTGTTCAATTCTTTCATTTGTTGCTTCTGTTGCAATACGTTCCGCTGATGTTGTTGAAGTAGTATGACGTGTTTTTGATTGTCGGTCTTCGTTTAATTTTTGTGTTCTAATTACATCACGGATTGCCGAAAGTTGAGAATTAATTTTTTGAGTAATCTCAATCAACAAAGCTTTTGGGTCATTTTCTTCTTCTAATTCCTCTCTAACTTGGGTAATTGTTTTTCCTCCTGCGGTTAATTCTTCCAAATCAATTTTTCCAAGCTCACTAAAATTATTAGCAAATTGTTTGTTGTTAGTTACACCAAAAATTTCATCTAAAGCAGGAGGGAATTCAATTTCAACCCCCCACCAACGCTCTCTTGGGTCGTACTGAACAACCCACGCTTGGTCTAAATCCAACTCTCTTTCTGCTCGTACCACTGAAACTCCAATATTTTTACCTGCGTGTTTACCGTGAGGTTTAGCTCCTGGGTTATGACCTTCTCTTGCTTCTAATTTTGCTATTGTAAATCTTAAAACAACTTGATGTGTACCCGCATTATGATTAATGTCAAATTTTACTTCAAATGAATCCCCTCCCCACTTATCAAACATTGCTTTTTTATCGAACGGCTCAGGTGTCGAAGTGTCTTCCATTAAATATATTGGGTCATTTGCTTTGGCATTATGAACCTTTGTGTATGCACTTGGATTACTCTCTTTGAAAGCTACCATTTTTATATCAACCTTACCATTTTGGATAAATTTGCGATACATTCTTCCAATCAAGAATTCGGAATTTTCTATGATAGCGTTCGCCGTTTTCCAAATACATCTATCAATATTTGACCAAACAACAAGCGTTCCTGAATTCCCAAAGGCTTTTCCTGCTGTTTTCCACAAATCGGGAATTGCTTTATTAACAGGAACAGGCACTTCTTTTAGTGTTTGATCAATTATCGCATCAATGTCCAAATAAGAATAAACTGCGGTTTCAATTCCATTTTGCCAAGTCCAAACTTCTACTTTTTTTGCTTGTGAAATTGAAGATGATGGTAAGCCCATTCCAAATTTCCCTATTCCTTTTTGGTTAGATGCTTCCAAATGTGTTCCATTACCAAATTGCAATGCCATTCTTAGAACTTCACTCGTCATTCCACTTCCGTTGTCGAGGATTCCAATTTGATTTACTCTTGTAACATTTCTCAAATTTATTTGGACATCAATTTCAGCACATAGAAGTTCAACTTTGGTAGCTCCGTGTTGAATTGAATTGTCTATTAGTTCCGCAATTGCATAAGCGGCATTTTTGTAGCCGTTATCTCTCATTGCTTTTACTGCTAAGTGGGCAGGAACTATCGAATTATCCATATTATATTTAAATTTTAATCGTTATTTTTTAAGATTATTACCAAACATCTTCCCAATTAAAGAAAGCATTTGCAACTGCATCAAAACCTGGTAAACTGCTATCAATAACTGTCACAATTTCTGCTGTTTCATTTCCTCCTGCTTTTGTTCCTCGAATTGCTCTACCAACCATTTGACTGTATAATACTAATGAATCTGTTGGTCTTGAAATTAAAGCACAGCTTGTTTTAGGCGCATCAAATCCTGTTGTTAGAATTCCATAATTACAAAGAACCAAAGGAACATCTTCATCAGACTTAAATCTATCAATTAAGCTTTTTCTTTGAGTAGATTCTGTCTTACTCGTTATTGAAAAAGCATTTATACCTCTTGCTTGTAAACACGTTGCAAGTAAATTAGAATGCTCTACATTCATTGCAAACAAAATAATCCGTTTATGCCGAGTTACAAGATCATCAACTTTTTGCAGTATCAGAATATTTCGTTGTTGGTCTTCCGATAACTTTTTCAAAAAAGAATCAGATAAATGAAAATTGTTTTGTAAATATTCTAAATCTCTTTCCGAAATTGTAAAGCCACTTTGATAAAGCAATGGAGAGTTTTGTACTTCAGCTAAATATTTTTCTGCAACTAAATAATCAACAGGATTCTCATATCCTTCTACTTTTAATGTAACCTTTTGCCGATTAAAAAACTTTGCAAGTTCTTTATCTGCATCTATATCATTCCAAGTTCGTCCAGGAGTTGCTGATAGACCAAGTAACGATGCTCCAAAATTTATTAATACTTGAAGATTTAATTTGAATGTTGGAGCAATTGCCATATGGGCTTCATCCATTACAACAAGAGAACAATTACTTCCTAACTTGCTTATTTTTGCTGCATCAGATTTTAAAAGATTAAACACTTTTGTCAGACCTCCAACAATAAAAGCATCTTTCAAATTACTAATATCCTCTTGACTGTTTCCCCAATATCTAACAACGTTTAGTTCTCTGTCTCCAAGAGTTCTCCAAGCACGTTCAAACTCTGATGCTGCTTGTTCGCAAAGTTCTTCTGTATGTGCAAGCCAAATTACAACGGTTGGTTCGGTTAATCTAAAATGATTACAAATTACATTCATTGCTGTTCGTGTCTTTCCCGAACCTGTGGGCATATGGAGCATTGCTTTTTTGTTTCCGCTATACAATTTCTGATTCAGTTCCTTGATAGCATTTCTTTGGTGTTTGAATAAAGCATAATTCACTTCCACATTTTTAGAAGAAACAAACACAAATTCATCAGTTTCTTCTTCAACTGAAATTTCAAAGAATCTTAGAAGAGTGTTCCATTCTGCACTTTTCGGACTGAAACGAATTGTTTTTAATGTACTGTAAACGTCTCCTGTTGTTGATTTTCCAAGAGATGTACAAAGATCTTCAGCTTCTGGCTTCTTGAGAATATCAATAAATTCATTTCGGATTTTTTTTTCTTGCAATAATTCAACAGGTGAATAAATATTTAAAAGAATGCTTTGCAAATTACTAATTCTCGTTAAATCAGAATTTAACGAATTTAAAATTTGAATAGCTGATCTACCAACTATTTTTTGAATTAACTGTTCATCAAGTCTTGTAATAAATTTTTCAAACTCCATACGTTCTAATTTACTCTCATTTAGCTATTCATAAACTCTAGTTCTGTTTTCAGAATCTCAACTACCGATTTTATTTCCTCTTTTGTATTAAACTTCCCCAACGAAAACCGAAGTGAAGCAAAAGCATAGTCATCGCTTAGTCCCATAGCAGCCAATACGTGTGAAGGTTCAATTACCGCAGAAGTACAGGCAGAGCCATTTGAAACAGCTACATTCTTCATTCTTCCTATCATCACATTGGCATCGCATCCCTTGAAACAAATATTGCTTACATTGTAAATTCTATTTTCTATACTTCCATTCACGAATGTTTCAGGAATTTTGAGCAATTCGTTTTCTAACTCGTTTCGCAACGATACAATTCTTTCAGCATCTTGTTGCATTTCTTGTTCTGCAATTTCACAAGCCTTGCCAAGTGCTACAATGCTCGGAACATTTAATGTTCCACTTCGTAGGCCATTCTCGTGTCCACCTCCATGTGTGTATGCAGGAAGTCTAATTCCTTTTTTAACATATAATGCTCCAATTCCTTTTGGTGCATACATTTTATGTCCGCTTAAACACAAAATATCAATGCCGAAATCATCTACATCAATTTCAATTTTACCTACTGCTTGTGTTGCATCTGCCATAAACAAAGCGCCAATTTCATGAGTAAGTGCTGAAATTTCTTTAATTGGTTGAATTACACCTGTTTCGTTGTTTACATACATTACCGAGACTAAAATAGTATCTGAACGTAACGATTTATTCAACTCATTCAAATTAATCAATCCATTCTTTTGAACAGGTAAATAGGTTATTTCATAACCTTTGGTTTCAAGATATTTACAAGTATCAAGCACTGCTTTATGTTCGGTTGAAACAGTTATTATGTGTTTTCCTTTATTGATGTAATTTTCGGCAACTCCTTTTATGGCTATATTGATTGCTTCGGTTGAACCACTTGTAAAAATGATTTCAGTCTCATCTGCACCGATCAAATTAGCCACTTGTATTCTAGCTGTTTTTACTGATTCATTTATATTAGAACCAAAATAATGAGTGCTACTTGGATTGGCAAAATTTTCTTTTAGAAATGGAAGCATTGCATCCAACACTCTTGGGTCTATTGGAGTGGTGGCATTGTAATCGAGGTATAATATGTTATATTGTTTATTCAAATTAAATTTCTTCCAAAACATTATCTATATCTTGCTCATAAGATATTTTTGAGGCATAACCTTCTTTTAATTTTCTCAATTCTTTTTCTGTCAAAATGTTGTCTGCATAAAGATAGATTAACAAATTTTGAGTAACAGAATCAGAACTCATAATCATTTTTTTCTCAATTTGATTCCAAACTACATTTAACCAAGGTTTGCTGTTTATGTTAAAATTTACTTCGTTGAACCTTTCAAAGATTTGGTCAAACGTTTTTTCTTCTCGTTGATAAATCAATAAACTTGATTTTACAAATGGCAATAGGCCTATAGGACGAAATAAAAGATTTCCACCTGTTTCATTATTACGATAAGCGTCTGCTGAATTTTCTTCTGTATTTACATATTCAGAGATGAATGAAAGCTTAGTTTTAAAAGCATCCCAATAGCTAATACAAAATTCTCTAAACGCTTCAATATCCTCATTTGCTGGTCTGAATTTCAAGTATTCTCCCAAAACTTTTTGTGTTGGTTTTTTATTGAATTTTTCCTCATAAAAAACCTTAAAAAGTTCAAGATTAGCTTGGTATAGGGTTATGATAGATGTGATTGCTTCTTTGTTGGTTGTCGGAATCGCTTTCTGTTTAGCATAAATTACTCGTTTTCCTGTGAATAAATCATATTCTTCAAGCAAATAACGTGTTGTTATTGCAACAGTATCATCTTCATCTAATGCTATAATATCATCTAATAAAACAGGTTTGGCATATCTATTCAATGTGGTAAATAACCTTCTTGTTCTTTGCTTACCCGCATCATCATTTTTATGCCCGATAAATATTGCTGCTATTTTTTGGTCTTTTAGCTCAGGTTTTTCTTTTAATGCAGCTTTTATTCCTTCAACTCTATGTTGTCCATCAACAGGAAATATTTTATGATTTCCTGGAAAATCAAGTAATCCCATTTGATACGTTTCTGTGTCATCGTATTTAAACTCAATTTCTTGCCAATTAGGATAATCATCATATACAGCCAAGACAAGTGAATTAAAAAAAACAGAAGGCTGATTTATTATATAGTCTTTAATACTAA is part of the Chryseobacterium indicum genome and encodes:
- a CDS encoding ATP-binding protein, which encodes MDNSIVPAHLAVKAMRDNGYKNAAYAIAELIDNSIQHGATKVELLCAEIDVQINLRNVTRVNQIGILDNGSGMTSEVLRMALQFGNGTHLEASNQKGIGKFGMGLPSSSISQAKKVEVWTWQNGIETAVYSYLDIDAIIDQTLKEVPVPVNKAIPDLWKTAGKAFGNSGTLVVWSNIDRCIWKTANAIIENSEFLIGRMYRKFIQNGKVDIKMVAFKESNPSAYTKVHNAKANDPIYLMEDTSTPEPFDKKAMFDKWGGDSFEVKFDINHNAGTHQVVLRFTIAKLEAREGHNPGAKPHGKHAGKNIGVSVVRAERELDLDQAWVVQYDPRERWWGVEIEFPPALDEIFGVTNNKQFANNFSELGKIDLEELTAGGKTITQVREELEEENDPKALLIEITQKINSQLSAIRDVIRTQKLNEDRQSKTRHTTSTTSAERIATEATNERIEQGHTGTSDEQEKKSEEEKKAEITKTLENEGVTNVAEVVDWLFKNNLKYSFVDAEFESSAFFSVKSKGGKIIISLNTSHPAYHKLVEVLDETTEGSTQEELEGRLKNASEGLKLLLMAWARYEDEQPDGKLKTSAQESRQDWGRIARQFLQED
- a CDS encoding DEAD/DEAH box helicase, with the translated sequence MEFEKFITRLDEQLIQKIVGRSAIQILNSLNSDLTRISNLQSILLNIYSPVELLQEKKIRNEFIDILKKPEAEDLCTSLGKSTTGDVYSTLKTIRFSPKSAEWNTLLRFFEISVEEETDEFVFVSSKNVEVNYALFKHQRNAIKELNQKLYSGNKKAMLHMPTGSGKTRTAMNVICNHFRLTEPTVVIWLAHTEELCEQAASEFERAWRTLGDRELNVVRYWGNSQEDISNLKDAFIVGGLTKVFNLLKSDAAKISKLGSNCSLVVMDEAHMAIAPTFKLNLQVLINFGASLLGLSATPGRTWNDIDADKELAKFFNRQKVTLKVEGYENPVDYLVAEKYLAEVQNSPLLYQSGFTISERDLEYLQNNFHLSDSFLKKLSEDQQRNILILQKVDDLVTRHKRIILFAMNVEHSNLLATCLQARGINAFSITSKTESTQRKSLIDRFKSDEDVPLVLCNYGILTTGFDAPKTSCALISRPTDSLVLYSQMVGRAIRGTKAGGNETAEIVTVIDSSLPGFDAVANAFFNWEDVW
- a CDS encoding cysteine desulfurase family protein — protein: MFWKKFNLNKQYNILYLDYNATTPIDPRVLDAMLPFLKENFANPSSTHYFGSNINESVKTARIQVANLIGADETEIIFTSGSTEAINIAIKGVAENYINKGKHIITVSTEHKAVLDTCKYLETKGYEITYLPVQKNGLINLNELNKSLRSDTILVSVMYVNNETGVIQPIKEISALTHEIGALFMADATQAVGKIEIDVDDFGIDILCLSGHKMYAPKGIGALYVKKGIRLPAYTHGGGHENGLRSGTLNVPSIVALGKACEIAEQEMQQDAERIVSLRNELENELLKIPETFVNGSIENRIYNVSNICFKGCDANVMIGRMKNVAVSNGSACTSAVIEPSHVLAAMGLSDDYAFASLRFSLGKFNTKEEIKSVVEILKTELEFMNS
- a CDS encoding DNA sulfur modification protein DndB, with product MKIPALRAKIGDWDYYVTTLTFQQVSQFVSKIDEHLHKSESLQDLIQRSITKNFISIKDYIINQPSVFFNSLVLAVYDDYPNWQEIEFKYDDTETYQMGLLDFPGNHKIFPVDGQHRVEGIKAALKEKPELKDQKIAAIFIGHKNDDAGKQRTRRLFTTLNRYAKPVLLDDIIALDEDDTVAITTRYLLEEYDLFTGKRVIYAKQKAIPTTNKEAITSIITLYQANLELFKVFYEEKFNKKPTQKVLGEYLKFRPANEDIEAFREFCISYWDAFKTKLSFISEYVNTEENSADAYRNNETGGNLLFRPIGLLPFVKSSLLIYQREEKTFDQIFERFNEVNFNINSKPWLNVVWNQIEKKMIMSSDSVTQNLLIYLYADNILTEKELRKLKEGYASKISYEQDIDNVLEEI